From Thalassoglobus sp. JC818, one genomic window encodes:
- a CDS encoding VWA domain-containing protein — MIFHFLRPWWLLLLPIVVALWWRRQHWLNPTGGWRALMEPQFVDALTIGHQQQRNWSHLALLLCGVLAVISVAGPTWSLEPSPFSDDVVPVMLVLKASESMSLTDLMPSRMERAQLKIVDFSKQRSGQPLGLIAYAGSAHLVLPPTKDTSVLSTMASEISPEILPKPGEDVIQAIKLADRTLENVGGTIVIVADAISKYAPEDVSEFRKSSANRVIVWAIAREQTPELDSIRTFAREIDASVVVMSSDQTDAESLVRMTARKPVAVAEKQDGARWQEAGWWLVPFVALSLLTTFRREEFIHPKGETL, encoded by the coding sequence GTGATTTTTCATTTCTTAAGACCTTGGTGGCTGCTGTTGCTTCCGATTGTTGTGGCCCTTTGGTGGCGGCGGCAGCATTGGCTCAATCCGACCGGTGGTTGGAGAGCGTTGATGGAGCCACAATTTGTCGATGCACTCACGATAGGCCATCAACAGCAACGTAATTGGTCACACCTCGCACTTTTATTATGTGGGGTCCTGGCCGTGATTTCTGTGGCTGGCCCAACCTGGAGTTTGGAGCCGAGCCCATTTTCTGACGATGTCGTGCCAGTAATGTTGGTTCTCAAAGCGAGTGAATCAATGTCGCTGACTGATCTGATGCCAAGTCGAATGGAACGGGCACAACTGAAAATCGTGGACTTCTCGAAGCAGCGAAGCGGGCAACCACTCGGGCTCATCGCCTATGCCGGTTCGGCGCATCTCGTCTTACCTCCGACGAAAGACACGAGTGTTTTGTCGACGATGGCTTCTGAAATCTCGCCCGAAATTCTCCCGAAGCCGGGAGAGGATGTGATCCAAGCAATCAAGCTGGCCGATCGGACCCTGGAGAACGTCGGAGGAACGATCGTGATCGTCGCAGACGCGATTTCGAAGTACGCCCCGGAGGACGTTTCCGAGTTTCGAAAGTCTTCAGCGAACCGGGTGATCGTGTGGGCAATCGCTCGAGAACAAACTCCCGAGCTCGATTCCATTCGAACGTTCGCCCGCGAGATTGACGCTAGCGTTGTTGTCATGTCGTCTGATCAGACTGATGCGGAGTCTCTCGTGCGAATGACAGCCAGAAAACCAGTTGCGGTCGCAGAAAAGCAAGATGGAGCACGGTGGCAGGAAGCGGGCTGGTGGCTCGTTCCGTTTGTTGCTTTATCGCTGCTCACAACCTTTCGCCGTGAGGAGTTCATTCATCCGAAAGGGGAGACATTGTGA
- a CDS encoding DUF4381 domain-containing protein: MMKTDPASLSNLRDIVAQEPVSWWPLAPGWWVVLGLCVFGLAVWAYRVFRQWRANAYRREAIALIEDARSAAEVASVLKRTSLSAFPRQNVAKLSGTEWCDWLIRTGQLEMNATVRESLTEALYSGNEKDGLLELKSFATNWTNRHTSIEEEV; the protein is encoded by the coding sequence ATGATGAAGACTGATCCAGCTAGCCTTTCCAACCTCCGCGACATCGTCGCGCAAGAGCCTGTTTCGTGGTGGCCGCTCGCTCCCGGTTGGTGGGTTGTGTTGGGGCTCTGTGTGTTCGGGCTGGCTGTCTGGGCTTATCGAGTTTTCAGACAGTGGAGGGCGAACGCTTATCGAAGAGAAGCCATTGCGCTCATTGAAGATGCTCGCTCTGCTGCGGAAGTGGCATCAGTCCTGAAACGCACCTCCTTGAGTGCCTTCCCACGTCAAAACGTCGCCAAACTGTCTGGAACTGAATGGTGTGACTGGTTGATTCGAACCGGTCAACTTGAGATGAACGCAACCGTCAGAGAATCACTCACCGAAGCTTTGTATTCAGGGAACGAAAAAGATGGACTGTTAGAGCTAAAAAGCTTCGCGACGAATTGGACAAATCGCCACACTTCAATTGAAGAGGAAGTGTGA
- a CDS encoding MoxR family ATPase produces the protein MPTPRESFQQLSKAMNAAVIGQEAVVERLLIALLANGNVLMEGLPGTAKTRSIKTLATLINGQFQRVQFTPDLLPSDVTGSEIYIEQTGEFEFQEGPIFGNLILTDEINRAPAKVQAALLEAMEERQVTVAGKTHKLPDLFLVLATQNPIEQEGTYPLPEAQMDRFLLYVQVPYPAGENELSILRLVRKENAGKADSPPDPISEEVIFQARQEVHDVRVAESVEEYIVNLIVATRNPELYGDELKTWIEIGASPRGTIALDAASRARAWLQGKDFVTPEDVQAVAPACLAHRVHLSYEAEALGKTREDVIQAILDQVAVS, from the coding sequence ATGCCGACTCCTCGCGAATCTTTTCAGCAACTCTCCAAAGCGATGAATGCAGCTGTGATCGGTCAGGAAGCAGTCGTCGAGCGGCTGTTGATCGCACTCCTGGCGAATGGAAACGTCCTCATGGAAGGGCTTCCAGGAACGGCCAAGACTCGCTCCATTAAGACACTGGCGACGTTGATCAACGGTCAGTTTCAGCGCGTTCAGTTCACTCCCGATTTGTTGCCGTCAGACGTCACCGGCTCGGAGATTTACATTGAACAGACGGGTGAGTTCGAGTTTCAGGAAGGACCGATTTTCGGGAACCTGATTCTGACCGACGAGATCAATCGCGCACCTGCGAAGGTTCAGGCAGCTCTGCTCGAAGCAATGGAGGAGCGACAAGTCACCGTCGCGGGGAAGACACATAAGCTTCCCGATCTATTTCTCGTGCTGGCAACACAGAATCCAATCGAACAGGAAGGGACTTATCCGCTTCCCGAAGCACAGATGGACCGCTTTCTGCTTTATGTTCAAGTCCCGTATCCGGCAGGCGAGAATGAACTTTCGATTCTGCGACTTGTCCGCAAAGAGAACGCCGGAAAAGCAGACAGTCCTCCCGATCCGATATCCGAAGAGGTCATCTTTCAAGCCCGTCAGGAAGTTCACGATGTGCGAGTGGCGGAGTCGGTCGAGGAATATATCGTCAATCTCATCGTCGCGACACGAAATCCAGAACTCTATGGCGATGAACTGAAGACGTGGATCGAGATCGGGGCCAGCCCGCGTGGAACGATCGCTCTTGATGCTGCGTCGCGTGCGCGAGCGTGGCTGCAAGGCAAGGACTTTGTCACTCCGGAAGATGTTCAAGCGGTCGCCCCAGCATGTCTGGCCCATCGAGTTCACTTGTCCTATGAAGCGGAAGCACTCGGGAAAACGCGAGAGGATGTGATTCAGGCAATTCTTGATCAAGTCGCTGTCAGTTAG
- a CDS encoding VWA domain-containing protein, protein MLAFDYPWMFAASVLPILVHYFLPGRVEVRPAVRIPFLSRIQGAGGGGEVVRTSGKGLSLIVRSLIWILVVVALARPQWYEKPIERTLPTRDLLLLIDLSASMDQKDFTNESGQTVDRLTAVKGVLDEFLEDRQGDRVGLVVFGDAPFLQVPFTTDLELCRQLTDETAVGMAGPKTAFGDAIGLGIQLFSESDAPAKTIIALTDGNDTGSQVPPPEAARVARDRGITIYTVAMGNPETVGEERLDQETLREVSKVAGGEYFLALNRDELSKIYQRLDEIETTEVKTVSYRPRRDLYYVPLAIAVLLGVASVLWSFRSQRSSAEATKIKQRLRVNARTFELEAVDS, encoded by the coding sequence ATGTTAGCGTTCGATTATCCGTGGATGTTTGCCGCTTCGGTTCTTCCGATTCTGGTGCATTACTTCCTTCCGGGAAGAGTCGAAGTTCGACCTGCAGTGCGTATTCCGTTTCTGTCTCGCATTCAAGGGGCAGGGGGCGGAGGCGAAGTTGTCCGAACTTCCGGGAAGGGTCTTTCCCTGATTGTGCGAAGCCTGATCTGGATATTGGTTGTCGTTGCGCTGGCCCGACCACAGTGGTATGAGAAGCCGATCGAACGCACTCTCCCGACTCGAGATTTACTGCTGTTGATCGATCTTTCCGCATCGATGGATCAGAAAGACTTCACCAACGAATCGGGGCAGACAGTCGATCGATTGACAGCTGTGAAGGGGGTTCTGGACGAGTTTCTGGAAGACCGCCAAGGAGATCGTGTTGGTTTGGTGGTCTTCGGAGACGCTCCGTTCTTGCAGGTTCCATTCACCACGGATCTGGAGTTGTGTCGACAACTCACGGACGAGACCGCTGTCGGAATGGCTGGTCCGAAAACTGCTTTCGGAGACGCGATCGGATTGGGAATTCAACTCTTTTCAGAAAGCGATGCACCCGCCAAAACCATCATTGCTCTGACCGATGGCAACGACACTGGCAGTCAAGTTCCTCCTCCCGAAGCAGCCAGAGTCGCCCGTGATCGCGGGATCACTATTTATACAGTCGCTATGGGAAATCCTGAGACCGTCGGCGAAGAACGACTCGATCAGGAAACGCTTCGCGAAGTTTCAAAGGTTGCTGGTGGAGAGTACTTTCTCGCTTTAAATCGGGATGAACTCTCAAAAATCTATCAACGGCTCGATGAGATTGAAACGACGGAAGTGAAGACCGTCAGTTATCGTCCAAGACGTGACCTTTATTACGTTCCGTTAGCTATTGCAGTGCTGCTCGGAGTCGCTTCGGTTCTGTGGTCTTTCCGATCTCAGCGTAGCTCTGCGGAGGCCACCAAAATCAAACAGAGGCTCCGCGTGAATGCCCGGACCTTCGAACTGGAGGCCGTCGACTCGTGA
- a CDS encoding 2-phosphosulfolactate phosphatase — translation MIPVSVSMLPMLFDPLSLRGRSAVVIDVLRASTTITHALAHGASAVIPTEQVEQAWEVAKELPVEDRLLGGERESVTIEGFDLDNSPFSYTPERVTGKTVIFTTTNGTFALQKCSQAERILIGSFTNLSAIVESLISFQLPVHLVCAGTNRQLTAEDILFAGAVADRLLTESEGQFELSSVESQMAVDFYRSHRIGTDAFHSAMFGSLGGTNLRKLGLDEDIKRAMDVDRFSIVPEWNPALNRITVSQDER, via the coding sequence ATGATCCCTGTTTCCGTTTCAATGTTGCCCATGCTGTTCGACCCGCTCTCGTTGCGCGGACGCAGTGCTGTTGTCATCGATGTGCTTCGCGCTTCGACGACAATCACTCACGCCCTCGCTCACGGAGCCAGTGCAGTCATTCCGACCGAGCAAGTGGAGCAAGCATGGGAGGTGGCCAAAGAACTGCCCGTCGAGGATCGACTTCTGGGCGGTGAACGCGAGAGTGTGACGATCGAAGGCTTCGATCTGGACAACTCGCCTTTTTCCTACACACCTGAACGTGTGACAGGAAAGACGGTCATCTTTACGACGACGAACGGAACTTTCGCGCTTCAGAAATGTTCTCAAGCCGAACGGATTCTGATCGGTTCTTTCACAAACTTGTCCGCGATTGTTGAATCACTCATCAGCTTTCAGCTTCCGGTCCATCTTGTCTGTGCCGGAACTAACCGCCAGCTTACCGCTGAAGATATTCTCTTCGCGGGAGCAGTCGCCGATCGCCTTTTGACAGAGAGTGAAGGTCAGTTTGAACTGAGCTCTGTCGAATCGCAGATGGCGGTCGACTTCTACCGGTCACATCGAATCGGAACAGACGCGTTTCATTCCGCGATGTTCGGAAGCCTCGGCGGAACAAACCTGCGCAAGCTGGGCCTTGATGAAGATATCAAGCGAGCGATGGACGTCGACCGATTCTCGATCGTCCCTGAGTGGAACCCCGCACTCAATCGCATCACGGTTTCGCAAGACGAGCGATAA
- a CDS encoding tetratricopeptide repeat protein, whose protein sequence is MKALAITLFVFAFSWIGFWLTPDQQGQRLFNHEKFADAAVTFRDPMRRGEAWFRAGEFEKAEQEFARVATSDAEYNRGNCLVMRGKYEAAIKRYDRALELSPDREDAKTNRAIAVARAKRVEQEGGDLGDQQLGADKIVFDKKKSGGQETTVDDQKPISNSEMQALWLRRVQTQPSQFLQAKFSYQLARESAGEADE, encoded by the coding sequence GTGAAAGCGCTGGCCATCACTCTCTTCGTTTTCGCCTTTTCATGGATCGGATTCTGGTTGACTCCCGATCAGCAGGGGCAACGGCTCTTCAATCACGAGAAATTCGCGGACGCAGCTGTGACGTTTCGAGACCCGATGCGTCGAGGCGAGGCATGGTTTCGAGCGGGTGAGTTTGAGAAAGCCGAACAGGAGTTTGCTCGCGTGGCGACATCCGATGCAGAGTACAATCGCGGAAACTGTCTTGTCATGAGAGGCAAGTACGAAGCAGCGATCAAGCGATATGATCGTGCTTTGGAGTTGAGTCCTGACCGTGAAGATGCGAAGACCAATCGAGCGATTGCGGTTGCCCGCGCGAAACGTGTCGAGCAGGAGGGAGGAGACTTAGGAGATCAGCAACTCGGGGCGGATAAAATCGTCTTCGATAAGAAGAAGTCCGGTGGACAGGAAACGACTGTCGACGATCAAAAGCCGATTTCTAACTCAGAGATGCAGGCCCTTTGGCTTCGAAGAGTTCAGACTCAACCTTCTCAATTCCTTCAAGCGAAATTCTCCTATCAATTGGCTCGTGAATCAGCCGGGGAGGCGGACGAGTGA
- a CDS encoding DUF58 domain-containing protein produces the protein MPESKRTSTVHATLEQLVRLQHEAKGFSLLPRQPVTSLLSGRHGSRLRGRGLSFEELREYRPGDDIRSMDWKATARLRKPHVRVFTEDRERPVLMLVDQRSNMFFGSARATKATTAAELAALCAWRTLDVGDRVGAILFNDHDFVEIAPRRSRKSVLRICHEMVAMNQQLDASQQSSHANGLNLALRRAVNVATHDFLIVIITDYDGDDDTTRQLVMKLARHNDVLAALIYDPLGIRLPVSGQMDATDGETWLNVPTGAKFQDRYQQLFQERCDQLRKRLGALRIPILPICTHDPVSEQVLTALGQR, from the coding sequence ATGCCGGAATCGAAGCGGACGTCAACTGTTCACGCGACGCTGGAGCAACTCGTGCGTTTGCAGCACGAAGCGAAAGGATTTTCGCTGTTACCTCGTCAACCGGTGACAAGTCTTCTCAGTGGGCGACATGGTTCGCGTCTTCGAGGTCGCGGGTTGTCCTTCGAGGAACTTCGAGAATATCGCCCGGGAGATGACATTCGCTCAATGGATTGGAAAGCGACCGCGAGGCTGCGAAAGCCACACGTTCGCGTGTTCACCGAAGATCGCGAACGTCCGGTCTTAATGCTCGTCGACCAGCGTTCGAACATGTTCTTCGGAAGTGCTCGTGCCACGAAAGCAACAACGGCAGCCGAACTCGCAGCGTTGTGTGCGTGGCGAACGCTCGATGTTGGTGATCGCGTGGGGGCAATCCTTTTTAACGACCATGATTTCGTCGAGATTGCTCCCCGTCGAAGTCGTAAGAGCGTGTTGCGAATCTGTCACGAGATGGTTGCCATGAACCAGCAACTCGACGCTTCGCAGCAAAGCTCGCATGCCAATGGACTGAATCTTGCCTTGCGGCGAGCGGTCAACGTTGCGACTCACGATTTTCTGATCGTGATCATCACAGACTACGACGGCGATGATGACACAACGCGTCAACTGGTCATGAAGCTCGCTCGACACAACGATGTTCTGGCAGCTTTGATTTATGATCCGCTCGGAATTCGTCTCCCGGTCAGCGGTCAGATGGACGCCACAGATGGAGAAACCTGGCTGAACGTTCCGACCGGAGCGAAATTTCAGGATCGGTATCAGCAATTGTTTCAGGAGCGATGCGATCAATTACGGAAACGGTTGGGGGCGCTTCGAATCCCGATTCTGCCGATCTGCACGCATGACCCGGTTTCGGAACAAGTTCTCACTGCTTTGGGTCAACGATGA